A stretch of the Glycine soja cultivar W05 chromosome 13, ASM419377v2, whole genome shotgun sequence genome encodes the following:
- the LOC114381973 gene encoding phosphoinositide phosphatase SAC3-like isoform X3: protein MASSENEPCHSPSASDQSPSPPSPPSNVCMQKFRLYETRSNFYMIGRDKSRTYWKVLKIDRLDPSELNLREDSTTYTESECSDLLRRIHEGNKSTGGLKFVTTCYGIVGFIKFLGPYYMLLITKRRQIGAICGHTVYAVSKSEMIPLPNSSVRSNINSKNENRYKRLLCMVDLTKDFFFSYSYHIMRSLQRNMCDDETGHILYETMFVWNEFLTRGIRNHLQNTIWTVALVYGFFKQEMLMISRREFTLTLIARRSRHYAGTRYLRRGVNEKGRVANDVETEQIVFEDVAEGLPIQISSIIQNRGSIPLFWSQETSKLNIKPDIILSKKDQNYQATRLHFENLVKRYGNPIIILNLIKTHEKKPRESILRQEFANAIDFINKDLSEENRLRFLHWDLHKHFQSKATNVLQLLGKVAAYALTLTSFFYCQTTPTLRPEESLKWQSTDSVDEGTFSPTRHANDDNGDANNLERKPSEGNNDANENHSVKPPMLQRGVLRTNCIDCLDRTNVAQYAYGLAALGHQLHALGVIDHPKIDLDDPVADDLMGFYERMGDTLAHQYGGSAAHNKIFSERRGQWRAATQSQEFFRTLQRYYSNAYMDAMKQDAINVFLGHFQPQQGKPALWELGSDQLYDAGRHGDDDARSFFKRSFSDGNILNESSTPMSAPKAKHEKFPSQGGLPDRSEEGSKGLCESSPEISTTESDISFSRYTPSMPRRQLFGDMQRERCLESEHIYYSDHGDSFSCSNFVDLDWLSSSGNSCEEEPFERSSITNSPIAGVSSENVVNGIMVGEATASTSDWGASSLKGREQTESELSYGDARSNTPEEFPDTFVNWVTYGQTLCH, encoded by the exons ATGGCATCTTCAGAGAATGAACCTTGTCACTCTCCTTCTGCCTCTGATCAATCCccttctcctccttctcctccttccAATGTCTGTATGCAGAAATTTAGGCTATATGAGACTCGATCG AACTTTTACATGATAGGAAGGGACAAGAGCAGGACATATTGGAAAGTACTAAAGATTGACCGTCTTGATCCTTCCGAGCTAAATTTGCGTGAAGATTCCACCACATATACAGAAAGTGAATGTTCTGATCTTTTGAGACGGATACATGAGGGTAACAAGTCCACAGGTGGACTAAAATTTGTTACAACTTGTTATGGAATTGTAG GGTTCATCAAATTTTTGGGGCCTTACTACATGCTGCTTATCACAAAAAGAAGGCAAATTGGTGCAATCTGTGGTCATACAGTATATGCTGTCTCAAAGAGCGAGATGATTCCATTGCCAAATTCTTCAGTTCGGTCTAACATCAAttctaaaaatgaaaacag gtACAAGAGGCTCCTATGCATGGTTGACCTTACAAAGGATTTCTTTTTCAGCTACTCATACCACATTATGCGTAGTCTTCAAAGGAACATGTGTGATGATGAGACAGGCCATATTCTTTATGAGACCATGTTTGTTTGGAACGAATTCTTAACTCGAGGAATTCGGAATCACCTCCAGAATACTATTTGGACAGTTGCACTAGTGTATGGATTTTTTAAACAG GAAATGCTTATGATATCCAGACGGGAGTTCACACTTACGCTCATTGCAAGACGATCACGTCATTATGCTGGCACTAG GTATTTGAGGCGTGGTGTTAATGAGAAAGGAAGAGTAGCAAATGATGTTGAGACAGAACAAATAGTCTTTGAGGATGTTGCTGAAGGTCTTCCCATCCAAATAAGCTCTATCATCCAGAACCGTGGTTCAATCCCTCTTTTCTGGTCACAGGAAACTTCAAAACTAAATATTAAACCAGATATTATAT TGTCAAAAAAGGATCAGAATTATCAAGCCACTAGACTTCACTTTGAAAACCTTGTCAAAAGATATGGGAATCccataattattttgaatttaataaag ACCCATGAGAAGAAGCCTCGCGAGTCCATACTTCGTCAAGAGTTTGCTAATGCCATAGATTTCATTAATAAAGATTTATCCGAGGAGAACAGGCTTAGGTTCCTTCATTGGGATCTGCACAAACATTTTCAGAG CAAAGCTACAAATGTCTTGCAGCTTCTTGGCAAAGTGGCTGCATATGCATTGACATTAACAAGTTTTTTCTATTGCCAAACGACACCAACCTTGAGACCAGAAGAAAGTCTGAAATGGCAAAGTACAGA CAGTGTTGATGAGGGAACCTTTTCACCTACTAGACATGCCAATGATGATAATGGGGATGCTAATAATTTAGAGAGGAAACCAAGTGAAGGAAACAATGATGCCAATGAAAATCATTCTGTCAAACCACCCATGTTGCAGAGGGGGGTGCTCAGGACCAACTGCATAGACTGCTTGGATCGCACTAATGTTGCACAATATGCATATGGGTTGGCTGCTCTTGGCCACCAGCTCCATGCTCTGGGAGTTATTGACCACCCAAAAATTGATCTTGATGACCCTGTAGCAGATGATTTGATGGGGTTTTATGAGCGGATGGGTGATACACTCGCACATCAGTATGGTGGTTCTGCTGCTCACAACAAG ATTTTCTCTGAGAGGAGGGGCCAGTGGAGAGCTGCAACACAGTCTCAGGAGTTTTTTAGGACTCTTCAACGCTATTATAGCAATGCATACATGGATGCTATGAAACAGGATGCAATCAATGT ATTCCTGGGGCATTTTCAGCCACAACAGGGTAAGCCTGCTCTATGGGAGTTGGGTTCAGATCAGCTCTATGATGCAGGAAGACATGGAGATGACGATGCTAG GTCATTTTTCAAAAGATCCTTCTCAGATGGAAACATTCTTAATGAAAGTTCTACACCGATGTCAGCCCCAAAGGCCAAGCATGAAAAATTCCCAAGCCAAGGCGGCTTACCAGATCGATCAGAAGAAGGAAGCAAGGGTCTCTGTGAGTCATCACCAGAAATATCTACTACTGAGAGTGACAtctcattttcaag GTACACTCCCTCAATGCCTCGGAGACAGCTCTTTGGAGATATGCAAAGAGAGCGCTGCCTTGAAAGTGAACATATTTACTATTCTGATCATGGGGATTCCTTCAGCTGCTCCAACTTTGTTGACCTGGATTGGCTATCTTCTTCAGGAAATTCATGTGAAGAAGAGCCATTTGAGAG GTCATCAATTACCAACTCTCCAATTGCTGGAGTTTCTTCAGAAAATGTTGTCAATGGAATAATGGTAGGTGAGGCAACTGCCTCCACTAGTGATTGGGGGGCCTCCAGCCTAAAG GGAAGGGAACAAACTGAATCCGAGTTATCCTACGGTGATGCACGGTCCAACACACCAGAGGAATTTCCAGATACTTTTGTAAACTGGGTGACTTATGGACAGACACTTTGCCATTGA
- the LOC114381973 gene encoding phosphoinositide phosphatase SAC3-like isoform X1, protein MASSENEPCHSPSASDQSPSPPSPPSNVCMQKFRLYETRSNFYMIGRDKSRTYWKVLKIDRLDPSELNLREDSTTYTESECSDLLRRIHEGNKSTGGLKFVTTCYGIVGFIKFLGPYYMLLITKRRQIGAICGHTVYAVSKSEMIPLPNSSVRSNINSKNENRYKRLLCMVDLTKDFFFSYSYHIMRSLQRNMCDDETGHILYETMFVWNEFLTRGIRNHLQNTIWTVALVYGFFKQEMLMISRREFTLTLIARRSRHYAGTRYLRRGVNEKGRVANDVETEQIVFEDVAEGLPIQISSIIQNRGSIPLFWSQETSKLNIKPDIILSKKDQNYQATRLHFENLVKRYGNPIIILNLIKTHEKKPRESILRQEFANAIDFINKDLSEENRLRFLHWDLHKHFQSKATNVLQLLGKVAAYALTLTSFFYCQTTPTLRPEESLKWQSTDSVDEGTFSPTRHANDDNGDANNLERKPSEGNNDANENHSVKPPMLQRGVLRTNCIDCLDRTNVAQYAYGLAALGHQLHALGVIDHPKIDLDDPVADDLMGFYERMGDTLAHQYGGSAAHNKIFSERRGQWRAATQSQEFFRTLQRYYSNAYMDAMKQDAINVFLGHFQPQQGKPALWELGSDQLYDAGRHGDDDARSFFKRSFSDGNILNESSTPMSAPKAKHEKFPSQGGLPDRSEEGSKGLCESSPEISTTESDISFSRYTPSMPRRQLFGDMQRERCLESEHIYYSDHGDSFSCSNFVDLDWLSSSGNSCEEEPFERSSITNSPIAGVSSENVVNGIMVGEATASTSDWGASSLKYSQGREQTESELSYGDARSNTPEEFPDTFVNWVTYGQTLCH, encoded by the exons ATGGCATCTTCAGAGAATGAACCTTGTCACTCTCCTTCTGCCTCTGATCAATCCccttctcctccttctcctccttccAATGTCTGTATGCAGAAATTTAGGCTATATGAGACTCGATCG AACTTTTACATGATAGGAAGGGACAAGAGCAGGACATATTGGAAAGTACTAAAGATTGACCGTCTTGATCCTTCCGAGCTAAATTTGCGTGAAGATTCCACCACATATACAGAAAGTGAATGTTCTGATCTTTTGAGACGGATACATGAGGGTAACAAGTCCACAGGTGGACTAAAATTTGTTACAACTTGTTATGGAATTGTAG GGTTCATCAAATTTTTGGGGCCTTACTACATGCTGCTTATCACAAAAAGAAGGCAAATTGGTGCAATCTGTGGTCATACAGTATATGCTGTCTCAAAGAGCGAGATGATTCCATTGCCAAATTCTTCAGTTCGGTCTAACATCAAttctaaaaatgaaaacag gtACAAGAGGCTCCTATGCATGGTTGACCTTACAAAGGATTTCTTTTTCAGCTACTCATACCACATTATGCGTAGTCTTCAAAGGAACATGTGTGATGATGAGACAGGCCATATTCTTTATGAGACCATGTTTGTTTGGAACGAATTCTTAACTCGAGGAATTCGGAATCACCTCCAGAATACTATTTGGACAGTTGCACTAGTGTATGGATTTTTTAAACAG GAAATGCTTATGATATCCAGACGGGAGTTCACACTTACGCTCATTGCAAGACGATCACGTCATTATGCTGGCACTAG GTATTTGAGGCGTGGTGTTAATGAGAAAGGAAGAGTAGCAAATGATGTTGAGACAGAACAAATAGTCTTTGAGGATGTTGCTGAAGGTCTTCCCATCCAAATAAGCTCTATCATCCAGAACCGTGGTTCAATCCCTCTTTTCTGGTCACAGGAAACTTCAAAACTAAATATTAAACCAGATATTATAT TGTCAAAAAAGGATCAGAATTATCAAGCCACTAGACTTCACTTTGAAAACCTTGTCAAAAGATATGGGAATCccataattattttgaatttaataaag ACCCATGAGAAGAAGCCTCGCGAGTCCATACTTCGTCAAGAGTTTGCTAATGCCATAGATTTCATTAATAAAGATTTATCCGAGGAGAACAGGCTTAGGTTCCTTCATTGGGATCTGCACAAACATTTTCAGAG CAAAGCTACAAATGTCTTGCAGCTTCTTGGCAAAGTGGCTGCATATGCATTGACATTAACAAGTTTTTTCTATTGCCAAACGACACCAACCTTGAGACCAGAAGAAAGTCTGAAATGGCAAAGTACAGA CAGTGTTGATGAGGGAACCTTTTCACCTACTAGACATGCCAATGATGATAATGGGGATGCTAATAATTTAGAGAGGAAACCAAGTGAAGGAAACAATGATGCCAATGAAAATCATTCTGTCAAACCACCCATGTTGCAGAGGGGGGTGCTCAGGACCAACTGCATAGACTGCTTGGATCGCACTAATGTTGCACAATATGCATATGGGTTGGCTGCTCTTGGCCACCAGCTCCATGCTCTGGGAGTTATTGACCACCCAAAAATTGATCTTGATGACCCTGTAGCAGATGATTTGATGGGGTTTTATGAGCGGATGGGTGATACACTCGCACATCAGTATGGTGGTTCTGCTGCTCACAACAAG ATTTTCTCTGAGAGGAGGGGCCAGTGGAGAGCTGCAACACAGTCTCAGGAGTTTTTTAGGACTCTTCAACGCTATTATAGCAATGCATACATGGATGCTATGAAACAGGATGCAATCAATGT ATTCCTGGGGCATTTTCAGCCACAACAGGGTAAGCCTGCTCTATGGGAGTTGGGTTCAGATCAGCTCTATGATGCAGGAAGACATGGAGATGACGATGCTAG GTCATTTTTCAAAAGATCCTTCTCAGATGGAAACATTCTTAATGAAAGTTCTACACCGATGTCAGCCCCAAAGGCCAAGCATGAAAAATTCCCAAGCCAAGGCGGCTTACCAGATCGATCAGAAGAAGGAAGCAAGGGTCTCTGTGAGTCATCACCAGAAATATCTACTACTGAGAGTGACAtctcattttcaag GTACACTCCCTCAATGCCTCGGAGACAGCTCTTTGGAGATATGCAAAGAGAGCGCTGCCTTGAAAGTGAACATATTTACTATTCTGATCATGGGGATTCCTTCAGCTGCTCCAACTTTGTTGACCTGGATTGGCTATCTTCTTCAGGAAATTCATGTGAAGAAGAGCCATTTGAGAG GTCATCAATTACCAACTCTCCAATTGCTGGAGTTTCTTCAGAAAATGTTGTCAATGGAATAATGGTAGGTGAGGCAACTGCCTCCACTAGTGATTGGGGGGCCTCCAGCCTAAAG TATTCTCAGGGAAGGGAACAAACTGAATCCGAGTTATCCTACGGTGATGCACGGTCCAACACACCAGAGGAATTTCCAGATACTTTTGTAAACTGGGTGACTTATGGACAGACACTTTGCCATTGA
- the LOC114381973 gene encoding phosphoinositide phosphatase SAC3-like isoform X2, with translation MASSENEPCHSPSASDQSPSPPSPPSNVCMQKFRLYETRSNFYMIGRDKSRTYWKVLKIDRLDPSELNLREDSTTYTESECSDLLRRIHEGNKSTGGLKFVTTCYGIVGFIKFLGPYYMLLITKRRQIGAICGHTVYAVSKSEMIPLPNSSVRSNINSKNENRYKRLLCMVDLTKDFFFSYSYHIMRSLQRNMCDDETGHILYETMFVWNEFLTRGIRNHLQNTIWTVALVYGFFKQEMLMISRREFTLTLIARRSRHYAGTRYLRRGVNEKGRVANDVETEQIVFEDVAEGLPIQISSIIQNRGSIPLFWSQETSKLNIKPDIILSKKDQNYQATRLHFENLVKRYGNPIIILNLIKTHEKKPRESILRQEFANAIDFINKDLSEENRLRFLHWDLHKHFQSKATNVLQLLGKVAAYALTLTSFFYCQTTPTLRPEESLKWQSTDVDEGTFSPTRHANDDNGDANNLERKPSEGNNDANENHSVKPPMLQRGVLRTNCIDCLDRTNVAQYAYGLAALGHQLHALGVIDHPKIDLDDPVADDLMGFYERMGDTLAHQYGGSAAHNKIFSERRGQWRAATQSQEFFRTLQRYYSNAYMDAMKQDAINVFLGHFQPQQGKPALWELGSDQLYDAGRHGDDDARSFFKRSFSDGNILNESSTPMSAPKAKHEKFPSQGGLPDRSEEGSKGLCESSPEISTTESDISFSRYTPSMPRRQLFGDMQRERCLESEHIYYSDHGDSFSCSNFVDLDWLSSSGNSCEEEPFERSSITNSPIAGVSSENVVNGIMVGEATASTSDWGASSLKYSQGREQTESELSYGDARSNTPEEFPDTFVNWVTYGQTLCH, from the exons ATGGCATCTTCAGAGAATGAACCTTGTCACTCTCCTTCTGCCTCTGATCAATCCccttctcctccttctcctccttccAATGTCTGTATGCAGAAATTTAGGCTATATGAGACTCGATCG AACTTTTACATGATAGGAAGGGACAAGAGCAGGACATATTGGAAAGTACTAAAGATTGACCGTCTTGATCCTTCCGAGCTAAATTTGCGTGAAGATTCCACCACATATACAGAAAGTGAATGTTCTGATCTTTTGAGACGGATACATGAGGGTAACAAGTCCACAGGTGGACTAAAATTTGTTACAACTTGTTATGGAATTGTAG GGTTCATCAAATTTTTGGGGCCTTACTACATGCTGCTTATCACAAAAAGAAGGCAAATTGGTGCAATCTGTGGTCATACAGTATATGCTGTCTCAAAGAGCGAGATGATTCCATTGCCAAATTCTTCAGTTCGGTCTAACATCAAttctaaaaatgaaaacag gtACAAGAGGCTCCTATGCATGGTTGACCTTACAAAGGATTTCTTTTTCAGCTACTCATACCACATTATGCGTAGTCTTCAAAGGAACATGTGTGATGATGAGACAGGCCATATTCTTTATGAGACCATGTTTGTTTGGAACGAATTCTTAACTCGAGGAATTCGGAATCACCTCCAGAATACTATTTGGACAGTTGCACTAGTGTATGGATTTTTTAAACAG GAAATGCTTATGATATCCAGACGGGAGTTCACACTTACGCTCATTGCAAGACGATCACGTCATTATGCTGGCACTAG GTATTTGAGGCGTGGTGTTAATGAGAAAGGAAGAGTAGCAAATGATGTTGAGACAGAACAAATAGTCTTTGAGGATGTTGCTGAAGGTCTTCCCATCCAAATAAGCTCTATCATCCAGAACCGTGGTTCAATCCCTCTTTTCTGGTCACAGGAAACTTCAAAACTAAATATTAAACCAGATATTATAT TGTCAAAAAAGGATCAGAATTATCAAGCCACTAGACTTCACTTTGAAAACCTTGTCAAAAGATATGGGAATCccataattattttgaatttaataaag ACCCATGAGAAGAAGCCTCGCGAGTCCATACTTCGTCAAGAGTTTGCTAATGCCATAGATTTCATTAATAAAGATTTATCCGAGGAGAACAGGCTTAGGTTCCTTCATTGGGATCTGCACAAACATTTTCAGAG CAAAGCTACAAATGTCTTGCAGCTTCTTGGCAAAGTGGCTGCATATGCATTGACATTAACAAGTTTTTTCTATTGCCAAACGACACCAACCTTGAGACCAGAAGAAAGTCTGAAATGGCAAAGTACAGA TGTTGATGAGGGAACCTTTTCACCTACTAGACATGCCAATGATGATAATGGGGATGCTAATAATTTAGAGAGGAAACCAAGTGAAGGAAACAATGATGCCAATGAAAATCATTCTGTCAAACCACCCATGTTGCAGAGGGGGGTGCTCAGGACCAACTGCATAGACTGCTTGGATCGCACTAATGTTGCACAATATGCATATGGGTTGGCTGCTCTTGGCCACCAGCTCCATGCTCTGGGAGTTATTGACCACCCAAAAATTGATCTTGATGACCCTGTAGCAGATGATTTGATGGGGTTTTATGAGCGGATGGGTGATACACTCGCACATCAGTATGGTGGTTCTGCTGCTCACAACAAG ATTTTCTCTGAGAGGAGGGGCCAGTGGAGAGCTGCAACACAGTCTCAGGAGTTTTTTAGGACTCTTCAACGCTATTATAGCAATGCATACATGGATGCTATGAAACAGGATGCAATCAATGT ATTCCTGGGGCATTTTCAGCCACAACAGGGTAAGCCTGCTCTATGGGAGTTGGGTTCAGATCAGCTCTATGATGCAGGAAGACATGGAGATGACGATGCTAG GTCATTTTTCAAAAGATCCTTCTCAGATGGAAACATTCTTAATGAAAGTTCTACACCGATGTCAGCCCCAAAGGCCAAGCATGAAAAATTCCCAAGCCAAGGCGGCTTACCAGATCGATCAGAAGAAGGAAGCAAGGGTCTCTGTGAGTCATCACCAGAAATATCTACTACTGAGAGTGACAtctcattttcaag GTACACTCCCTCAATGCCTCGGAGACAGCTCTTTGGAGATATGCAAAGAGAGCGCTGCCTTGAAAGTGAACATATTTACTATTCTGATCATGGGGATTCCTTCAGCTGCTCCAACTTTGTTGACCTGGATTGGCTATCTTCTTCAGGAAATTCATGTGAAGAAGAGCCATTTGAGAG GTCATCAATTACCAACTCTCCAATTGCTGGAGTTTCTTCAGAAAATGTTGTCAATGGAATAATGGTAGGTGAGGCAACTGCCTCCACTAGTGATTGGGGGGCCTCCAGCCTAAAG TATTCTCAGGGAAGGGAACAAACTGAATCCGAGTTATCCTACGGTGATGCACGGTCCAACACACCAGAGGAATTTCCAGATACTTTTGTAAACTGGGTGACTTATGGACAGACACTTTGCCATTGA